From the Anaeromyxobacter dehalogenans 2CP-1 genome, the window GGCCGAGGGCGTCGAGGCCTTCCTGCGGCTCGCCGCGCGCGCCGACGCCGTCGTCGAGTCCTTCCGGCCCGGCGTGCTCGACCGGCTGGGCGTCGGCTACGAGGCGCTGCGCGCCCGCGCCCCCGGCCTCGTGCTCTGCTCGATCTCCGGCTACGGGCAGGACGGCCCGTACGCCGGTCGCGCCGGCCACGACCTCGACTACTGCGCGGTCTCCGGCGTGCTCGCCGCGAACGGCCCGCCGGACGCGCCGCGACCCCTGGGCGTCCAGGTCGCCGACGTGGCGGGCGGCGCCTGGCCGGCGGTCGCCGGCATCCTGGCGGCGCTGGTGCGGCGCGCGTCGACCGGCGAGGGCGCGCACGTGGACGTGTCGATGACCGAGGGCGCGCTGGCGCTGCTCGCCATGCCGCTCGGGATGGCGTGGGCCCGCGGCGCGCCGCTCGCGCGCGGCCGCGAGCTCCTCGACGGCGGCGCGGGCTGCTACGGCGTGTATCGCACCCGCGACGGCCGCTTCGTCGCGCTCGCCGCGCTCGAGCCCCGGTTCTTCGCCGCGTTCTGCGAGGCCGTGGGCCGGCCGGAGCTCGCCTCGCGGCAGTGGGACGAGGGCGGCGCCGGGGCGCGCGCCGAGCTCGCGGCGATCTTCGCGGCGCGCACGCGCGACGAGTGGGCCGCGTTCGCCGCGGCGCACGACGCGTGCGTGGCGCCGGTGCTGGAAGGCGACGAGCCGCGCGCCGATCCGCAGCTCGCCGCGCGCGGCGCGTTCCTCGAGGTGGACACGCCGTGGGAGGGCAGGGCGCTCCCCGCGGTGGCGTCGCCGGTGCGGCTGCGCGGCGAGGCCGCGCCGCGCCGGCCCGCGCCCCGGCTGGGCGAGCACGGCGAGGCGGTGCTGGCCGAGGCCGGGTTCTCGCCCGCGGAGATCGCGGCCTTGCGCGCGTCGGGTGCGCTCGGAGCGTGAACCCGGGCCCGCGCGCCGCGGCGGGTGCTGGCACTTTCGGTTGACAGGCACCGAGCGGCCGACCAAGTTCGGGGCGGGATGCGCGCGCTCCTCGCCGCCGGGCTGGCCCTGTTCCTGGTCTTCGCGGCCGGGGGGCACCACGCGCACGCGCCCGGGCCCCACGGCGCCGACCACTGCGCCGTGTGCGCGGTGCGGAGCGCCGACGTCGCGCACACCGAGACGCCCGACGTCGCGCCGCGCCCCGTCGTCGAGGACGTGGTCGAGCCTGCGCGCGGCCTCGCACCCGTGCTGGGCGCCCCGCTCGGCGCCGTCCCGGGCCAGTCACCTCCGCGGAACGCGTAGCCCCTGCCGGCTCCGCAATGGGCGCGCGGCTGCTCGCGCGCGTCCGATCCGTTCCGCGTAACATGGCGCGCCGGGCGCGCGCCGAGGTGTCTCATGCGTTCACTGATCGTGGCGAGCGTGCTCGCCGTGTCCGCCGTCCCCGTCGCCGGTTCCGCGCAGTCGTCCGGCGCGACCTCGCCGCCGTCCAGTCCCCCCGCGCAGCAGGATCCGAAGCAGCTCGAGGCGGAGATCGCCAGGGAGCTGGGCGCCGCTCCCGCGGCCGCCCCCGCGCCGCAGCCGGCGGCCCCGGCGCCGCCCGGCGCGGCCGCGCCGTCCACCGGCGGGAGCCCGTACGCGCGCCTCCTGCTCCTCCCCGACGTGAGCGCCATCGGCTCGGCCTCGCTCGCGTACGACGGCTACGACGTCGAGAAGCGCTCGCCGCGCGGCGGCCCGTTCAGCCCCGCCGAGAAGCCGGCGTTCGCGTTCGAGGAGCTCGAGCTCGGGCTGCAGGCGGTGGTCGACCCCTACGTCCGCGCCGACGTGTTCCTGTCCTTCACCGAGGCCGGCGCCGGCGTCGAGGAGGCCTACGTCACCACGCTCGCGCTCCCGGCCGGGCTTCAGGTCCGCGCCGGCCGCATCTACAGCCCGTTCGGCCGGCTCAACCTGCAGCACCCGCACGCCTGGGAGTTCGTGGACGCGCCGCTCGCGCGGGAGCGGCTCCTCGGCGAGGAGTCGCTGGGCGGGCCGGGCGTGGAGGTCGCCTGGCTCGCGCCGCTGCCCTGGTTCTCGGAGCTGCGCGTCGCCGGGCAGAACACCACGCTGATGGAGGACGCGACCTCGGAGCTGACCGGCGTGGCGCGGCTGCTCAACTACCTGCCGCTCGGCGAGACGGCGACGCTCGGCCTCGGCCTGTCCGCGGCGCGCCGCGGCGAGGGCACCGGCGGCGCGTTCCGCGACCTCGGCGGCGCCGACGCGTACCTGCGCATCCGCCCGCCCGCCGGGCGCGCCTACCTCGCGGTCCAGGGCGAGGTCTACGCGCGCAGGTTCCGTGGGGCCGCCGCCGACGCGAACGGCGGGGAGACCGAGACCGGCTGGTGGACGCAGGCGTTCTGGCGGCAGAGCGCGTGGTGGGGGTACGGCGTCCGCTACGAGCGCGCGCCGTCCGCGGGCGAGGCGCCCAGCGGCACCGAGCAGCGCGCCAGCGGGCTCGTGACCTGGTTCCCGTCGGAGTTCCAGCGGCTCCGCTTGCAGGTCGGCTGGGATCGGCTGCCCGGCGGCGGAGGAGGCCTCGAGGCGCTGCTCCACGTCGAGTTCGGCATCGGGGCGCACGGCGCCCACCCGTTCTAGGAGGAGATCGCCATGACCTTCCGCCCCGTCGCCGTCCTCCTGGCCCTTGTCCCCTCGCTTGCGCTCGCCGGACCCCGCGTCGTCACCACCACCGAGGGGCTCGCCGCGCTCGTCCGAGAGGTCTCCGCCGGCCGCGCGTCGGTGGAGAGCCTCTCGCGCGGCTCGCAGGATCCGCACTACGTGGACGCGAACCCGATGCTCGCGGTGAAGCTCCGCAACGCCGACTTGCTCGTGGACGTCGGCCTCGACCTCGAGATCGGCTGGCTGCCGCCGCTCGTGAACCAGTCGCGCAACGGCGCCATCCAGCCCGGCGGCGCGCACCGGCTCACCGCCGCCTCGGCCGTGCAGGTGCTCGACGTGCCCACGGGCCCGGTGGACCGCAGCCGCGGCGACCTCCACCCCGCCGGCAACCCGCACTTCCTCACCGACCCGCGCCGCGCGCTCCAGGTCGCGACGGCGATCGCCGGGAAGCTGGGCGAGCTCGATCCCAGCGGTGCCGCCGCCTACCAGGGCGCGCTCGCCGCGTTCCGGACGAAGCTCCAGGCCGACTTGGCGCGCTGGCAGGCGACGCTCGCGCCGGTGAAGGGGCGGAAGATCTTCTCGCAGCACCGCACGCTCACGTACTTCCTCGACTGGAGCGGGATCGTGTCGGCGGGCGAGATCGAGCCGCGCCCCGGCGTGCCCGCGCCGCCCGCCTACCTCGCCGAGCTGGTGCAGCGGGCGCAGCGCGAGCAGGTGAAGGCGATCGTGGTGGAGAACTACTACGACACGAAGTCCGCCGAGGTGGTGGCGCGCCACGCCGGCGCGAAGGTGGTGCGCGTGCCCGGGGACGTGGGCGGCGAGCCCGGGGTGAAGACCTACGAGCAGTGGATCCAGGAGCTCGTGGAGCGCGTCGCGGAGGCGCTCCGTTGAGCCCCGGCCCGCTCGTCGCGCTCGAGGGCGCAACCGTCGGGTACGGCCGCCGCGCCATCCTCCAGCGGGTGGACCTCGCGGTCGAGGCCGGGGACTTCCTGGCCGTGGTCGGCCCGAACGGCGGCGGCAAGACCACGCTCGTGCGCTCGCTGCTCGGCGCGCTGCCGCTGCTCGCCGGGCGGCGCACGCTGCGGCCCGGCGTGCGCGTCGGCTACGTGCCCCAGCGCGACCACGTCGATCCCGTGTGGCCGTTCACCGCGGGAGAGGTGGTGCTGATGGGCCGGGTCCCCGCGCTCGGCCCCGGGCGCCGCCCCGGCCCCGCCGACCACGAGGCGGTGCGGGCCGCGCTCGGGCTCGTCGGGATCGAGGCGCTCGCCGGGAGCGCGTACGGCGAGCTCTCCGGCGGGCAGCGGCAGCGCACGCTCATCGCGCGGGCGCTCGCCGCGGAGCCCACGCTGCTGGTGGTGGACGAGCCCACCAACGGCATGGACCCCGCCGCCGAGCTCGCGACCATGGACCTGCTCCGCGATCTGCACCAGGGCGTGCGGATCGCGATCGTGATGGTGTCGCACCGGCTCGAGGCCGTGGCGAACTACGCGCGCGCGCTCGCGTTCGTGGACAAGGACCAGACGCTGTTCCGCGTCGGGCCGGTGGAGGAGATGCTGCGGCCCGACGGGCTCGGGGCGCTGTACGGAAGGCCCGTCGCGGTGCGCGAGCTGGACGGGCGGCGCCTCGTGTACCCCATCAACGGCGGGGTGCGTCGGTGAGCGCGCTCGAGACGTTCCTGTCCGCGCGCGAGATCTGGGAGGTGCCCCTCGCCGCGTCCGTCGTGGCCGGCGCGCTGCTCGGCGCGCTCGGCGTGTACGTGGTGCTCCGGCGGACCGTGTTCGTGTCCGCCGCGCTCACGCAGGTGTCCACCCTCGGGCTCGTGCTCACGCTGCTCGTCGAGGAGCGGGTGCACATCGAGACCGAGCACGCCACCGAGCAGCTCGCCGTCGCGATCCTGTTCTCGGTGGCCGGCGCCCTCGTCCTCGGCGCGCTCCGCCCCCGCCGGCTGCCCGCCGAGGCCACCGTCGGCGCCGCCTGGGTGACCGCGTCCGCGCTCGTCGTGCTCGGGGTGAGCCAGCTCGTGCACGCCGCGCACGACCTCGGCGGCATGGTGTTCGGCAACGCCGTCGCCGTGCCCGCCGGCGACCTCGCCGTGATCGTGGTGGTGGCGGCCGTCTGCACCGCCGTGCACCTCGTGTTCGCGAAGGAGCTCGCGTTCGCGTCGTTCGACCCCGAGACCGCCCAGGCGCTCGGGCTGCGGGTGAAGCTGTGGGACGCCGTGCTGTTCCTGACCATCGGGCTCGCGATCCCCGTCACCGCGCGGGCGCTCGGCGCGCTGCCCGTGTTCGCGTTCCTGACCCTGCCCGCCGCGGCCGCGCTGCTGCTCAAGGTCGGGTTCCGCCCCGCGTTCGCCGTCGCCGCCGGCCTCGGCATCCTGGCGGCGGGTGGCGGCTACGTGCTGTCGTGGATCTGGGAGATCCCCACCGGCGCGACCATGGTGGCGCTCGCCGCGCTGTTCCTGGTGCCCGGCGCCGTGCTGCGGAGAGCGGGAGGATGAGGCCGCCGGCGAGGCCGTCCCGAACGCATTTCGGCGCGGTGCGAAAAGGTCTTGACCGGAACCGGCCCGGACTGTAGAAACCCGCCTCGCTTCGACACTTTCCCACCTGACGCGGGGTGGAGCAGCCAGGTAGCTCGTCGGGCTCATAACCCGAAGGTCGCAGGTTCAAATCCTGCCCCCGCAACCAGTTCGACGCCGGCCAGCCCAGAGCTGAGCCGGCGTCTTCTTTTGGGGTGACCGTTGCTCGACCTCGTCGCGCGCACCTCCGGCACCTGGATCAACGTCGCCGCGATCGCGGCCGGCACCGTCGTCGGCGCCGGCGTGGGCGCCCGGCTGCCGGACCGCCTCGGGCGGACGCTGATGCAGGTGCTCGGGCTCGTGA encodes:
- a CDS encoding CaiB/BaiF CoA transferase family protein — protein: MALPLAGVRILDLTRLLPGPYATLVLADLGADVVKVEDPQGGDWLRWMPPLAGEQSGAFHALNRNKRSLAIDLRRAEGVEAFLRLAARADAVVESFRPGVLDRLGVGYEALRARAPGLVLCSISGYGQDGPYAGRAGHDLDYCAVSGVLAANGPPDAPRPLGVQVADVAGGAWPAVAGILAALVRRASTGEGAHVDVSMTEGALALLAMPLGMAWARGAPLARGRELLDGGAGCYGVYRTRDGRFVALAALEPRFFAAFCEAVGRPELASRQWDEGGAGARAELAAIFAARTRDEWAAFAAAHDACVAPVLEGDEPRADPQLAARGAFLEVDTPWEGRALPAVASPVRLRGEAAPRRPAPRLGEHGEAVLAEAGFSPAEIAALRASGALGA
- a CDS encoding metal ABC transporter substrate-binding protein, producing MTFRPVAVLLALVPSLALAGPRVVTTTEGLAALVREVSAGRASVESLSRGSQDPHYVDANPMLAVKLRNADLLVDVGLDLEIGWLPPLVNQSRNGAIQPGGAHRLTAASAVQVLDVPTGPVDRSRGDLHPAGNPHFLTDPRRALQVATAIAGKLGELDPSGAAAYQGALAAFRTKLQADLARWQATLAPVKGRKIFSQHRTLTYFLDWSGIVSAGEIEPRPGVPAPPAYLAELVQRAQREQVKAIVVENYYDTKSAEVVARHAGAKVVRVPGDVGGEPGVKTYEQWIQELVERVAEALR
- a CDS encoding metal ABC transporter ATP-binding protein, which encodes MSPGPLVALEGATVGYGRRAILQRVDLAVEAGDFLAVVGPNGGGKTTLVRSLLGALPLLAGRRTLRPGVRVGYVPQRDHVDPVWPFTAGEVVLMGRVPALGPGRRPGPADHEAVRAALGLVGIEALAGSAYGELSGGQRQRTLIARALAAEPTLLVVDEPTNGMDPAAELATMDLLRDLHQGVRIAIVMVSHRLEAVANYARALAFVDKDQTLFRVGPVEEMLRPDGLGALYGRPVAVRELDGRRLVYPINGGVRR
- a CDS encoding metal ABC transporter permease, producing the protein MSALETFLSAREIWEVPLAASVVAGALLGALGVYVVLRRTVFVSAALTQVSTLGLVLTLLVEERVHIETEHATEQLAVAILFSVAGALVLGALRPRRLPAEATVGAAWVTASALVVLGVSQLVHAAHDLGGMVFGNAVAVPAGDLAVIVVVAAVCTAVHLVFAKELAFASFDPETAQALGLRVKLWDAVLFLTIGLAIPVTARALGALPVFAFLTLPAAAALLLKVGFRPAFAVAAGLGILAAGGGYVLSWIWEIPTGATMVALAALFLVPGAVLRRAGG